In Streptomyces erythrochromogenes, the DNA window CCAACGGCTGGTCCTCGCCGCAGCCGCTGTTCACCGGTAGCATCTCCGGCTCCCCCACCGGCCCGATCGACCAGACGCTGATCGCTGACGACCAGAACATGTACCTGTTCTTCGCCGGTGACAACGGCAAGATCTACCGGGCGAGCATGCCGATCGGGAACTTCCCGGGCAGCTTCGGCTCGTCCTACACGACGATCATGAGCGACTCGGAGAGCAACCTGTTCGAGGCGCCGCAGGTCTACAAGGTTCAGGGCCAGAACCAGTACCTCATGATCGTTGAGGCTAAGGGTGCGAACGGGCGCTACTTCCGCTCGTTCACGGCCTCCAGCCTGAGCGGTTCGTGGACCCCCCAGGCCGCCAGCGAAAGCAACCCCTTCGCGGGCAAGGCCAACAGCGGTGCCACCTGGACCAACGACATCAGCCACGGTGACCTGGTCCGCAACAACCCCGACCAGACCATGACCATCGACCCCTGCAACCTGCAGTTCCTCTACCAGGGCAAGTCCCCCACTGCGGGCGGCCCCTATGACCAACTGCCGTACCGGCCGGGTGTCCTCACCCTGCAGCGCTAACCTGCCCGATCCACTGTGATCGCGATTCGGCGCAGCCTGCCAGCGCGGAGACGAGCGGTCTACGGCACGGACAACTCCACCTGCTGACCGATACTCACCGCCTCGAGGAACCCCAGCCGTGCGTCGGCTGGGGTTCCCCTCTTTTGTGGACTTTCATCGCGGGTACGGACCGAAGCACTACGACGCCACCGCGGACACGGGGCCTTGGCGATCCGGTGCAACTGCGGTTCGTCCAGCTCGGCCAGGGCACGGCGTGCGGTGGAGTCGGAAGCCGCAGCGCCGAGCAGGGCGGTGATCACGGAGCGACCCGGCGCACCAGGAACGCTGGTGCGGCGGCCGCTCGACGGTCTCAGCTCTGCTGCAGGGAAGCCAGGATGAACGCGAAGTCCGCCGACCCGAACTGCCTGACGCGAGTCGGGGAAGCCTCGCCCGGGCCCGTGCCGAACCACTCCACCTGGGACCAGCCGGCGGGAATCGCGCCCGCTTCCTCGTCATCCCCGGTGGGAACCGTCGGCAACCTTTTCGCATCCTGCGGCGACCAAGCAGTGCACCTCGACTCGAATCTTCGAACGGACGGACATGCAGACTGCACGGCAGGCCGCGCGGCAGCGCAGGCGTAGACACAAGCTGATGATGGGAACGACGGCACTGACCGCCGCGGGCGTCCTCCTCTGCCTGGTGACGGCCATGCTCCCCGATCCCAAGGCCGAGGTCGGGACCGACGTGGCGGCCCCCGCCGCCACCCAGGCGGAAGCCATGCCCTCGGCCCCGACGAGCCCCGCGCCCCCGACGGACAGCTCGCATGCCGCGGCAACCGCGACCGCGGCCGTCGGTACGGCCACCGCGGCGCCACAGCCTTCGGCGAAGGCAACCCCGCAGGCGGCGTCCAGCACGGCACCGTCGGCAGGCCGCCTCCAGCCCGGGACCACCTACAAGGGCGTCGCCACCGCCTACGCCGCCGGCGACGGCAACGGCGCCTGCCTGTTCGGCCCGAGCGACGACCTCATGATCGCGGCGATGAACACCACCGACTACGAGTCGTCCAGGGCGTGCGGCGCGTACGTGCGCGTCCGCGCCGCGAACGGCGCCTCGATCACGGTCCGGATCACCAACGAATGCCCACTGCCCTGCGCACCCGGACAACTGGACCTCAGCGAACAGGCCTTCGCCAAACTGACCGATCCCAAGCTCGGCCGTATCCCGATCAC includes these proteins:
- a CDS encoding expansin EXLX1 family cellulose-binding protein — its product is MMGTTALTAAGVLLCLVTAMLPDPKAEVGTDVAAPAATQAEAMPSAPTSPAPPTDSSHAAATATAAVGTATAAPQPSAKATPQAASSTAPSAGRLQPGTTYKGVATAYAAGDGNGACLFGPSDDLMIAAMNTTDYESSRACGAYVRVRAANGASITVRITNECPLPCAPGQLDLSEQAFAKLTDPKLGRIPITWSLLSPQTSGTISVRYKTGSSPHWCGIQVIDHRNPVARLEVRTTKGWRRLPRTDYNYFLSADGSGCGGAMRISDIYGEQLTVDGTALLPNVAQPTRVQFAPH